In one window of Nothobranchius furzeri strain GRZ-AD chromosome 11, NfurGRZ-RIMD1, whole genome shotgun sequence DNA:
- the ccl20a.3 gene encoding C-C motif chemokine 20a.3, with the protein MVSVKVTVTLVLLYALAVDEFTAYPECCRRYIKGKLRWETIKGYSVQPATEMCPINAIIFHTKMGKVCTDPALNWVIGYVSRIRFEAQKLHQKAQALK; encoded by the exons ATGGTGTCAGTCAAGGTGACGGTAACACTGGTTCTACTTTATGCTCTGGCTGTAGACGAGTTCACAG CGTATCCTGAATGCTGTCGAAGATACATAAAAGGCAAATTAAGATGGGAGACTATTAAGGGTTACTCGGTGCAGCCCGCTACAGAGATGTGCCCAATCAATGCCATCAT TTTCCACACAAAGATGGGAAAAGTGTGCACTGATCCTGCTCTGAACTGGGTGATAGGTTATGTCAGTCGCATCAG GTTTGAAGCACAGAAACTTCATCAGAAAGCACAAGCATTAAAGTAg
- the ccl20a.4 gene encoding C-C motif chemokine 4 — protein MMTKLAVCVSVTLLLIALSQATPRTPCCTNYQIKRIPLRFLTNYTIQEDTGGCRLKAIIFTVLPNNIACGNPYEPWVITAMKAIVSRNNRRPSKTSDAIK, from the exons ATGATGACAAAGCTTGCTGTGTGTGTCTCTGTAACGCTGCTGCTGATTGCTCTGAGTCAAGCCA CTCCAAGGACCCCTTGCTGCACAAATTATCAGATAAAGCGAATCCCATTAAGATTTCTGACAAACTACACGATACAAGAAGACACAGGCGGCTGTCGCCTGAAGGCAATAAT ATTCACAGTCTTGCCCAACAACATTGCCTGTGGGAATCCTTATGAGCCGTGGGTCATTACGGCCATGAAG GCAATTGTGTCACGAAACAACAGAAGACCCTCAAAAACATCTGATGCAATCAAGTAA